From Pseudomonas sp. stari2, a single genomic window includes:
- a CDS encoding response regulator transcription factor — protein sequence MRILLVEDDPMIGDAIQGALNDASYATDWVKNGLTALATLDTQHYDLVLLDLGLPGKDGLDVLDSIRASNNPVPLLIITARDGLDDRLRGLDGGADDYLLKPFDMAELLARMRAVLRRKGGTALSLLDNGVVSLDLVSKQASTADNPDVQLSSREFALLQALLIRPGAILSRSELEDRLYGWGNEVESNAVEFLIHALRRKLGSHVIKNVRGMGWMVSKGA from the coding sequence ATGCGGATATTACTGGTCGAAGACGATCCGATGATCGGCGATGCCATCCAGGGCGCCCTCAACGACGCCAGCTACGCCACCGACTGGGTGAAGAACGGCCTCACCGCACTGGCCACGTTGGACACCCAGCATTACGACCTGGTGCTGCTGGACCTCGGCCTGCCCGGCAAGGACGGACTGGACGTGCTCGACAGCATTCGCGCTAGCAACAACCCGGTGCCGTTGCTGATCATCACCGCCCGGGACGGCCTCGACGATCGCCTGCGCGGCCTCGATGGCGGTGCTGACGATTACCTGCTCAAGCCCTTTGACATGGCCGAGTTACTGGCGCGGATGCGCGCAGTATTGCGGCGCAAGGGCGGGACTGCGTTGTCCTTGCTCGACAACGGCGTGGTGTCCCTCGATCTGGTCTCCAAACAAGCCTCAACCGCCGACAACCCGGACGTGCAGTTGTCCAGTCGCGAATTCGCCCTGTTGCAGGCCCTGTTGATCCGGCCTGGGGCAATCCTCTCGCGCAGTGAACTGGAAGACCGGCTCTATGGCTGGGGCAATGAAGTGGAAAGCAACGCGGTGGAGTTTCTGATTCACGCCCTGCGACGCAAACTCGGCAGTCACGTCATCAAGAACGTCAGGGGAATGGGATGGATGGTTTCAAAAGGCGCCTGA